Proteins from one Rosa chinensis cultivar Old Blush chromosome 7, RchiOBHm-V2, whole genome shotgun sequence genomic window:
- the LOC112175278 gene encoding serine/threonine-protein kinase BLUS1 isoform X3 → MGRMGGNSRTYSANSSDYKLLEEVGYGASATVYRAIYLPFNEVIAVKCLDLDRCNNNFDDIRRETQTMHLIDHPNVVRSYCSFVVERNLWVVMPFMAEGSCLHLMKIAYPDGFEEAAIGSVLKETLKALVYLHKQGHIHRDVKAGNILLDTNGMVKLADFGVSACMFDAGDRQRSRNTFVGTPCWMAPEVLQPGNGYNSKADIWSFGITALELAHGHAPFSKYPPMKVLLMTIQNAPPGLDYDRDKKFSKSFKEMVAMCLVKDQTKRPTAEKLLKHSFFKTAKPPELSLKKLFTDLPPLWNRVKALQLKDAAQLALKRMPSAEQEAMSQSEYQRGVSAWNFDVEDLKAQASMVRDDDDDDDFSEMIDTDGKLKSVFSYKVATDWKSSLGKSNENNEPPWTDCKREVNGDDSQQVECVNRKDKHHESETLESGGQQGTDWKKNGSSSEATASTSETDMVQAKSRIVAVKSRQTRSGPLTPGGVLNHSLSETGRSFERNENENQQAIEKAKCEVRRTPSFSGPLMLPNRASANSLSAPIKSSGGYRDSLDDKSKANLVQIKGRFSVTSENLDLVKDIPSSTTPRRSSQPVSSPKELNNSSNVPASLLLPHLQNLFQQTSIQQDIIANLLSSLQPAEAVEATQNGKLPPLPRSSENNGNVEPAVSERERLLLLKVTELQSRMNNLNDELTAEKMRHIQLQQQLNAASEQEVNGNRR, encoded by the exons ATGGGGAGGATGGGAGGTAATTCCAGAACTTACTCGGCTAATTCCAGCGATTATAAGCTTCTGGAAGAGGTTGGATATGGTGCGAGCGCTACTGTTTATAGAGCGATCTATCTCCCTTTCAATGAAGTCATCGCCGTCAAATGCTTGGATCTTGATCGTTGCAATAACAATTTT GATGACATACGTAGGGAGACGCAAACAATGCACTTGATAGATCATCCAAATGTTGTAAGGTCGTATTGTTCATTTGTGGTGGAACGGAACCTTTGGGTGGTCATGCCATTTATGGCTGAGGGTTCTTGTCTGCATCTCATGAAGATTGCGTATCCAGATGGGTTTGAGGAGGCTGCAATTGGTTCTGTTTTGAAGGAAACCCTTAAGGCTTTGGTTTACCTTCACAAACAAGGTCATATTCATCGAGATGTTAAG GCTGGAAACATATTACTTGATACTAATGGGATGGTGAAGCTTGCTGACTTTGGTGTTTCAGCTTGCATGTTTGATGCAGGTGATAGACAAAGGTCAAGAAATACTTTTGTAGGAACACCATGCTG GATGGCACCAGAGGTACTGCAACCAGGAAATGGATACAATTCCAA GGCCGACATTTGGTCATTTGGTATAACGGCATTGGAGTTGGCACATGGTCATGCACCATTTTCAAAATATCCTCCCATGAAG GTTCTCCTCATGACCATACAGAATGCCCCTCCTGGACTTGATTATGACCGCGATAAAAAGTTCTCCAAg TCTTTTAAAGAAATGGTTGCAATGTGCCTCGTAAAAGATCAAACAAAGAGACCAACAGCAGAAAAATTGTTGAAACACTCCTTTTTCAAGACTGCAAAACCTCCGGAGCTTTCTCTTAAGAAATTGTTTACAGACCTGCCACCACTTTGGAATCGTGTTAAAGCCCTCCAG CTTAAAGATGCAGCGCAATTGGCTTTGAAGAGAATGCCTTCAGCAGAGCAAGAGGCAATGTCACAG AGTGAGTATCAGCGAGGTGTTAGCGCGTGGAACTTTGACGTTGAGGATTTAAAGGCTCAAGCGTCCATG GTgcgtgatgatgatgatgatgatgatttttcGGAAATGATTGACACAGACGGAAAATTGAAATCCGTTTTTAGTTATAAG GTTGCAACTGATTGGAAATCCAGTTTAGGGAAGTCGAATGAAAATAATGAACCACCTTGGACTGATTGCAAACGTGAAGTAAATGGTGATGACTCACAACAGGTTGAATGCGTGAACAGAAAGGACAAGCATCATGAAAGTGAAACATTGGAATCTGGTGGTCAACAAGGGACAGACTGGAAGAAAAATGGATCAAGCTCTGAAGCAACAGCGTCTACATCGGAAACAGACATGGTACAGGCCAAGTCTAGAATTGTAGCAGTGAAAAGTCGTCAAACGCGGAGTGGGCCGCTCACGCCTGGTGGTGTGCTTAATCATTCTTTATCGGAGACGGGACGCAGTTTTGAAAG gaatgaGAATGAAAACCAACAAGCTATCGAGAAAGCTAAATGTGAAGTAAGACGAACTCCAAGCTTTAGTGGTCCACTGATGCTCCCAAACCGAGCTTCAGCAAATAGTTTATCAGCTCCTATAAAATCTTCAGGAG GGTATAGAGATTCTTTGGATGACAAGTCAAAGGCTAATCTGGTGCAAATAAAAGGGCGGTTCTCAGTGACATCAGAAAATTTAGATCTTGTAAAG GATATTCCATCAAGTACAACTCCACGTCGATCTTCGCAG CCTGTCAGTTCTCCCAAGGAGTTGAACAACAGCAGCAACGTTCCTGCATCACTTCTCCTCCCTCACCTTCAGAATCTTTTTCAGCAGACATCAATTCAACAG GATATTATTGCGAATTTGCTGAGTAGCTTGCAACCAGCTGAGGCAGTAGAGG CtacccaaaatggaaagttgccTCCACTGCCCCGCAGTTCTGAGAACAATGGAAAT GTGGAACCTGCAGTTTCTGAGAGGGAGCGGTTACTGCTCCTCAAGGTCACGGAGCTTCAATCAAG GATGAACAACTTGAATGATGAACTGACTGCTGAAAAAATGAGACACATTCAA TTGCAACAACAGCTAAATGCTGCATCTGAGCAAGAAGTAAATGGGAACAGAAGATAA
- the LOC112175278 gene encoding serine/threonine-protein kinase BLUS1 isoform X2 → MGRMGGNSRTYSANSSDYKLLEEVGYGASATVYRAIYLPFNEVIAVKCLDLDRCNNNFDDIRRETQTMHLIDHPNVVRSYCSFVVERNLWVVMPFMAEGSCLHLMKIAYPDGFEEAAIGSVLKETLKALVYLHKQGHIHRDVKAGNILLDTNGMVKLADFGVSACMFDAGDRQRSRNTFVGTPCWMAPEVLQPGNGYNSKADIWSFGITALELAHGHAPFSKYPPMKVLLMTIQNAPPGLDYDRDKKFSKSFKEMVAMCLVKDQTKRPTAEKLLKHSFFKTAKPPELSLKKLFTDLPPLWNRVKALQLKDAAQLALKRMPSAEQEAMSQSEYQRGVSAWNFDVEDLKAQASMVRDDDDDDDFSEMIDTDGKLKSVFSYKVATDWKSSLGKSNENNEPPWTDCKREVNGDDSQQVECVNRKDKHHESETLESGGQQGTDWKKNGSSSEATASTSETDMVQAKSRIVAVKSRQTRSGPLTPGGVLNHSLSETGRSFERNENENQQAIEKAKCEVRRTPSFSGPLMLPNRASANSLSAPIKSSGGYRDSLDDKSKANLVQIKGRFSVTSENLDLVKGSPLRKSASVGDWVFESRQMPVSSPKELNNSSNVPASLLLPHLQNLFQQTSIQQDIIANLLSSLQPAEAVEATQNGKLPPLPRSSENNGNVEPAVSERERLLLLKVTELQSRMNNLNDELTAEKMRHIQLQQQLNAASEQEVNGNRR, encoded by the exons ATGGGGAGGATGGGAGGTAATTCCAGAACTTACTCGGCTAATTCCAGCGATTATAAGCTTCTGGAAGAGGTTGGATATGGTGCGAGCGCTACTGTTTATAGAGCGATCTATCTCCCTTTCAATGAAGTCATCGCCGTCAAATGCTTGGATCTTGATCGTTGCAATAACAATTTT GATGACATACGTAGGGAGACGCAAACAATGCACTTGATAGATCATCCAAATGTTGTAAGGTCGTATTGTTCATTTGTGGTGGAACGGAACCTTTGGGTGGTCATGCCATTTATGGCTGAGGGTTCTTGTCTGCATCTCATGAAGATTGCGTATCCAGATGGGTTTGAGGAGGCTGCAATTGGTTCTGTTTTGAAGGAAACCCTTAAGGCTTTGGTTTACCTTCACAAACAAGGTCATATTCATCGAGATGTTAAG GCTGGAAACATATTACTTGATACTAATGGGATGGTGAAGCTTGCTGACTTTGGTGTTTCAGCTTGCATGTTTGATGCAGGTGATAGACAAAGGTCAAGAAATACTTTTGTAGGAACACCATGCTG GATGGCACCAGAGGTACTGCAACCAGGAAATGGATACAATTCCAA GGCCGACATTTGGTCATTTGGTATAACGGCATTGGAGTTGGCACATGGTCATGCACCATTTTCAAAATATCCTCCCATGAAG GTTCTCCTCATGACCATACAGAATGCCCCTCCTGGACTTGATTATGACCGCGATAAAAAGTTCTCCAAg TCTTTTAAAGAAATGGTTGCAATGTGCCTCGTAAAAGATCAAACAAAGAGACCAACAGCAGAAAAATTGTTGAAACACTCCTTTTTCAAGACTGCAAAACCTCCGGAGCTTTCTCTTAAGAAATTGTTTACAGACCTGCCACCACTTTGGAATCGTGTTAAAGCCCTCCAG CTTAAAGATGCAGCGCAATTGGCTTTGAAGAGAATGCCTTCAGCAGAGCAAGAGGCAATGTCACAG AGTGAGTATCAGCGAGGTGTTAGCGCGTGGAACTTTGACGTTGAGGATTTAAAGGCTCAAGCGTCCATG GTgcgtgatgatgatgatgatgatgatttttcGGAAATGATTGACACAGACGGAAAATTGAAATCCGTTTTTAGTTATAAG GTTGCAACTGATTGGAAATCCAGTTTAGGGAAGTCGAATGAAAATAATGAACCACCTTGGACTGATTGCAAACGTGAAGTAAATGGTGATGACTCACAACAGGTTGAATGCGTGAACAGAAAGGACAAGCATCATGAAAGTGAAACATTGGAATCTGGTGGTCAACAAGGGACAGACTGGAAGAAAAATGGATCAAGCTCTGAAGCAACAGCGTCTACATCGGAAACAGACATGGTACAGGCCAAGTCTAGAATTGTAGCAGTGAAAAGTCGTCAAACGCGGAGTGGGCCGCTCACGCCTGGTGGTGTGCTTAATCATTCTTTATCGGAGACGGGACGCAGTTTTGAAAG gaatgaGAATGAAAACCAACAAGCTATCGAGAAAGCTAAATGTGAAGTAAGACGAACTCCAAGCTTTAGTGGTCCACTGATGCTCCCAAACCGAGCTTCAGCAAATAGTTTATCAGCTCCTATAAAATCTTCAGGAG GGTATAGAGATTCTTTGGATGACAAGTCAAAGGCTAATCTGGTGCAAATAAAAGGGCGGTTCTCAGTGACATCAGAAAATTTAGATCTTGTAAAG GGATCACCTCTAAGAAAGTCTGCAAGCgttggtgattgggtatttGAATCTAGGCAAATG CCTGTCAGTTCTCCCAAGGAGTTGAACAACAGCAGCAACGTTCCTGCATCACTTCTCCTCCCTCACCTTCAGAATCTTTTTCAGCAGACATCAATTCAACAG GATATTATTGCGAATTTGCTGAGTAGCTTGCAACCAGCTGAGGCAGTAGAGG CtacccaaaatggaaagttgccTCCACTGCCCCGCAGTTCTGAGAACAATGGAAAT GTGGAACCTGCAGTTTCTGAGAGGGAGCGGTTACTGCTCCTCAAGGTCACGGAGCTTCAATCAAG GATGAACAACTTGAATGATGAACTGACTGCTGAAAAAATGAGACACATTCAA TTGCAACAACAGCTAAATGCTGCATCTGAGCAAGAAGTAAATGGGAACAGAAGATAA
- the LOC112175278 gene encoding serine/threonine-protein kinase BLUS1 isoform X1 yields MGRMGGNSRTYSANSSDYKLLEEVGYGASATVYRAIYLPFNEVIAVKCLDLDRCNNNFDDIRRETQTMHLIDHPNVVRSYCSFVVERNLWVVMPFMAEGSCLHLMKIAYPDGFEEAAIGSVLKETLKALVYLHKQGHIHRDVKAGNILLDTNGMVKLADFGVSACMFDAGDRQRSRNTFVGTPCWMAPEVLQPGNGYNSKADIWSFGITALELAHGHAPFSKYPPMKVLLMTIQNAPPGLDYDRDKKFSKSFKEMVAMCLVKDQTKRPTAEKLLKHSFFKTAKPPELSLKKLFTDLPPLWNRVKALQLKDAAQLALKRMPSAEQEAMSQSEYQRGVSAWNFDVEDLKAQASMVRDDDDDDDFSEMIDTDGKLKSVFSYKVATDWKSSLGKSNENNEPPWTDCKREVNGDDSQQVECVNRKDKHHESETLESGGQQGTDWKKNGSSSEATASTSETDMVQAKSRIVAVKSRQTRSGPLTPGGVLNHSLSETGRSFERNENENQQAIEKAKCEVRRTPSFSGPLMLPNRASANSLSAPIKSSGGYRDSLDDKSKANLVQIKGRFSVTSENLDLVKDIPSSTTPRRSSQGSPLRKSASVGDWVFESRQMPVSSPKELNNSSNVPASLLLPHLQNLFQQTSIQQDIIANLLSSLQPAEAVEATQNGKLPPLPRSSENNGNVEPAVSERERLLLLKVTELQSRMNNLNDELTAEKMRHIQLQQQLNAASEQEVNGNRR; encoded by the exons ATGGGGAGGATGGGAGGTAATTCCAGAACTTACTCGGCTAATTCCAGCGATTATAAGCTTCTGGAAGAGGTTGGATATGGTGCGAGCGCTACTGTTTATAGAGCGATCTATCTCCCTTTCAATGAAGTCATCGCCGTCAAATGCTTGGATCTTGATCGTTGCAATAACAATTTT GATGACATACGTAGGGAGACGCAAACAATGCACTTGATAGATCATCCAAATGTTGTAAGGTCGTATTGTTCATTTGTGGTGGAACGGAACCTTTGGGTGGTCATGCCATTTATGGCTGAGGGTTCTTGTCTGCATCTCATGAAGATTGCGTATCCAGATGGGTTTGAGGAGGCTGCAATTGGTTCTGTTTTGAAGGAAACCCTTAAGGCTTTGGTTTACCTTCACAAACAAGGTCATATTCATCGAGATGTTAAG GCTGGAAACATATTACTTGATACTAATGGGATGGTGAAGCTTGCTGACTTTGGTGTTTCAGCTTGCATGTTTGATGCAGGTGATAGACAAAGGTCAAGAAATACTTTTGTAGGAACACCATGCTG GATGGCACCAGAGGTACTGCAACCAGGAAATGGATACAATTCCAA GGCCGACATTTGGTCATTTGGTATAACGGCATTGGAGTTGGCACATGGTCATGCACCATTTTCAAAATATCCTCCCATGAAG GTTCTCCTCATGACCATACAGAATGCCCCTCCTGGACTTGATTATGACCGCGATAAAAAGTTCTCCAAg TCTTTTAAAGAAATGGTTGCAATGTGCCTCGTAAAAGATCAAACAAAGAGACCAACAGCAGAAAAATTGTTGAAACACTCCTTTTTCAAGACTGCAAAACCTCCGGAGCTTTCTCTTAAGAAATTGTTTACAGACCTGCCACCACTTTGGAATCGTGTTAAAGCCCTCCAG CTTAAAGATGCAGCGCAATTGGCTTTGAAGAGAATGCCTTCAGCAGAGCAAGAGGCAATGTCACAG AGTGAGTATCAGCGAGGTGTTAGCGCGTGGAACTTTGACGTTGAGGATTTAAAGGCTCAAGCGTCCATG GTgcgtgatgatgatgatgatgatgatttttcGGAAATGATTGACACAGACGGAAAATTGAAATCCGTTTTTAGTTATAAG GTTGCAACTGATTGGAAATCCAGTTTAGGGAAGTCGAATGAAAATAATGAACCACCTTGGACTGATTGCAAACGTGAAGTAAATGGTGATGACTCACAACAGGTTGAATGCGTGAACAGAAAGGACAAGCATCATGAAAGTGAAACATTGGAATCTGGTGGTCAACAAGGGACAGACTGGAAGAAAAATGGATCAAGCTCTGAAGCAACAGCGTCTACATCGGAAACAGACATGGTACAGGCCAAGTCTAGAATTGTAGCAGTGAAAAGTCGTCAAACGCGGAGTGGGCCGCTCACGCCTGGTGGTGTGCTTAATCATTCTTTATCGGAGACGGGACGCAGTTTTGAAAG gaatgaGAATGAAAACCAACAAGCTATCGAGAAAGCTAAATGTGAAGTAAGACGAACTCCAAGCTTTAGTGGTCCACTGATGCTCCCAAACCGAGCTTCAGCAAATAGTTTATCAGCTCCTATAAAATCTTCAGGAG GGTATAGAGATTCTTTGGATGACAAGTCAAAGGCTAATCTGGTGCAAATAAAAGGGCGGTTCTCAGTGACATCAGAAAATTTAGATCTTGTAAAG GATATTCCATCAAGTACAACTCCACGTCGATCTTCGCAG GGATCACCTCTAAGAAAGTCTGCAAGCgttggtgattgggtatttGAATCTAGGCAAATG CCTGTCAGTTCTCCCAAGGAGTTGAACAACAGCAGCAACGTTCCTGCATCACTTCTCCTCCCTCACCTTCAGAATCTTTTTCAGCAGACATCAATTCAACAG GATATTATTGCGAATTTGCTGAGTAGCTTGCAACCAGCTGAGGCAGTAGAGG CtacccaaaatggaaagttgccTCCACTGCCCCGCAGTTCTGAGAACAATGGAAAT GTGGAACCTGCAGTTTCTGAGAGGGAGCGGTTACTGCTCCTCAAGGTCACGGAGCTTCAATCAAG GATGAACAACTTGAATGATGAACTGACTGCTGAAAAAATGAGACACATTCAA TTGCAACAACAGCTAAATGCTGCATCTGAGCAAGAAGTAAATGGGAACAGAAGATAA
- the LOC112175278 gene encoding serine/threonine-protein kinase BLUS1 isoform X4, with amino-acid sequence MGRMGGNSRTYSANSSDYKLLEEVGYGASATVYRAIYLPFNEVIAVKCLDLDRCNNNFDDIRRETQTMHLIDHPNVVRSYCSFVVERNLWVVMPFMAEGSCLHLMKIAYPDGFEEAAIGSVLKETLKALVYLHKQGHIHRDVKAGNILLDTNGMVKLADFGVSACMFDAGDRQRSRNTFVGTPCWMAPEVLQPGNGYNSKADIWSFGITALELAHGHAPFSKYPPMKVLLMTIQNAPPGLDYDRDKKFSKSFKEMVAMCLVKDQTKRPTAEKLLKHSFFKTAKPPELSLKKLFTDLPPLWNRVKALQLKDAAQLALKRMPSAEQEAMSQSEYQRGVSAWNFDVEDLKAQASMVRDDDDDDDFSEMIDTDGKLKSVFSYKVATDWKSSLGKSNENNEPPWTDCKREVNGDDSQQVECVNRKDKHHESETLESGGQQGTDWKKNGSSSEATASTSETDMVQAKSRIVAVKSRQTRSGPLTPGGVLNHSLSETGRSFERNENENQQAIEKAKCEVRRTPSFSGPLMLPNRASANSLSAPIKSSGGYRDSLDDKSKANLVQIKGRFSVTSENLDLVKPVSSPKELNNSSNVPASLLLPHLQNLFQQTSIQQDIIANLLSSLQPAEAVEATQNGKLPPLPRSSENNGNVEPAVSERERLLLLKVTELQSRMNNLNDELTAEKMRHIQLQQQLNAASEQEVNGNRR; translated from the exons ATGGGGAGGATGGGAGGTAATTCCAGAACTTACTCGGCTAATTCCAGCGATTATAAGCTTCTGGAAGAGGTTGGATATGGTGCGAGCGCTACTGTTTATAGAGCGATCTATCTCCCTTTCAATGAAGTCATCGCCGTCAAATGCTTGGATCTTGATCGTTGCAATAACAATTTT GATGACATACGTAGGGAGACGCAAACAATGCACTTGATAGATCATCCAAATGTTGTAAGGTCGTATTGTTCATTTGTGGTGGAACGGAACCTTTGGGTGGTCATGCCATTTATGGCTGAGGGTTCTTGTCTGCATCTCATGAAGATTGCGTATCCAGATGGGTTTGAGGAGGCTGCAATTGGTTCTGTTTTGAAGGAAACCCTTAAGGCTTTGGTTTACCTTCACAAACAAGGTCATATTCATCGAGATGTTAAG GCTGGAAACATATTACTTGATACTAATGGGATGGTGAAGCTTGCTGACTTTGGTGTTTCAGCTTGCATGTTTGATGCAGGTGATAGACAAAGGTCAAGAAATACTTTTGTAGGAACACCATGCTG GATGGCACCAGAGGTACTGCAACCAGGAAATGGATACAATTCCAA GGCCGACATTTGGTCATTTGGTATAACGGCATTGGAGTTGGCACATGGTCATGCACCATTTTCAAAATATCCTCCCATGAAG GTTCTCCTCATGACCATACAGAATGCCCCTCCTGGACTTGATTATGACCGCGATAAAAAGTTCTCCAAg TCTTTTAAAGAAATGGTTGCAATGTGCCTCGTAAAAGATCAAACAAAGAGACCAACAGCAGAAAAATTGTTGAAACACTCCTTTTTCAAGACTGCAAAACCTCCGGAGCTTTCTCTTAAGAAATTGTTTACAGACCTGCCACCACTTTGGAATCGTGTTAAAGCCCTCCAG CTTAAAGATGCAGCGCAATTGGCTTTGAAGAGAATGCCTTCAGCAGAGCAAGAGGCAATGTCACAG AGTGAGTATCAGCGAGGTGTTAGCGCGTGGAACTTTGACGTTGAGGATTTAAAGGCTCAAGCGTCCATG GTgcgtgatgatgatgatgatgatgatttttcGGAAATGATTGACACAGACGGAAAATTGAAATCCGTTTTTAGTTATAAG GTTGCAACTGATTGGAAATCCAGTTTAGGGAAGTCGAATGAAAATAATGAACCACCTTGGACTGATTGCAAACGTGAAGTAAATGGTGATGACTCACAACAGGTTGAATGCGTGAACAGAAAGGACAAGCATCATGAAAGTGAAACATTGGAATCTGGTGGTCAACAAGGGACAGACTGGAAGAAAAATGGATCAAGCTCTGAAGCAACAGCGTCTACATCGGAAACAGACATGGTACAGGCCAAGTCTAGAATTGTAGCAGTGAAAAGTCGTCAAACGCGGAGTGGGCCGCTCACGCCTGGTGGTGTGCTTAATCATTCTTTATCGGAGACGGGACGCAGTTTTGAAAG gaatgaGAATGAAAACCAACAAGCTATCGAGAAAGCTAAATGTGAAGTAAGACGAACTCCAAGCTTTAGTGGTCCACTGATGCTCCCAAACCGAGCTTCAGCAAATAGTTTATCAGCTCCTATAAAATCTTCAGGAG GGTATAGAGATTCTTTGGATGACAAGTCAAAGGCTAATCTGGTGCAAATAAAAGGGCGGTTCTCAGTGACATCAGAAAATTTAGATCTTGTAAAG CCTGTCAGTTCTCCCAAGGAGTTGAACAACAGCAGCAACGTTCCTGCATCACTTCTCCTCCCTCACCTTCAGAATCTTTTTCAGCAGACATCAATTCAACAG GATATTATTGCGAATTTGCTGAGTAGCTTGCAACCAGCTGAGGCAGTAGAGG CtacccaaaatggaaagttgccTCCACTGCCCCGCAGTTCTGAGAACAATGGAAAT GTGGAACCTGCAGTTTCTGAGAGGGAGCGGTTACTGCTCCTCAAGGTCACGGAGCTTCAATCAAG GATGAACAACTTGAATGATGAACTGACTGCTGAAAAAATGAGACACATTCAA TTGCAACAACAGCTAAATGCTGCATCTGAGCAAGAAGTAAATGGGAACAGAAGATAA